The genomic DNA ACTGGACCCGCTCCTTCTCCCCTTCCCGGATTCGGAAGTATACGCGCACCGTGTCCCCCGCCTTGAACTTCGGGAAATCGCTGCGCAGCTGCGAACGCTCCAATTCCTCGAGGAGATGCATCGTACGACCCCTTTCGACGGCCGGTTCCAACGGACAAGACCCTATAATCTATTCCACACCCTCGCCGGGTGTCAACCGTTTCCTGAGAAGGTCGGGGCGCCGGAGGGCGGTCCGGCGGAGCGCCTCCTCCCGCCGCCAACGCTCGATTTCCGCATGGTTTCCGGAGAGAAGCTCCTCCGGCACGGGATGCCCCCGGAACTCCCGGGGGCGGGTGTACTGCGGCCCCTCGAGGATCCCCCCGCAGAAGGAATCCCGGAAGGGGGCCTCCGGGTCGCCCAGGACGCCGGGGAGAAACCTCGCGACGGCGTCGACCAGCACCAGGGCGGGAAGCTCCCCTCCGGTCAGGACATAGTCCCCGATCGAGACCTCCCGGTCGGCCAGGTGGTCGGCGACCCGCTGGTCGACCCCCTCGTACCGGCCGCAGACCAGGATCAGGTGGTTCTCCCCGGCCAGCTCCCGGGCCAGCTCCAGGGTGAGCAGCTCCCCCTGGGGGGAGAGCAGGATCGTTTTCCCCGGGCCGAACCGATCCCGGATCGACTCGACCCCCAGAAAGATCGGCTCCGGCTTCATCACCATCCCCCCCCCGCCACCGAAGGGAGGCTCGTCGGTCACCCGGTGCTTTCCCGGCGCGAACTCCCGCAGGTCGTGGACCTCGACCCGGAGCCGCTCCCCCTCCCTCGCCCTGGCGAGGATGCTGTGGTCGAGCGGCCCGGAGAAGATCCCGGGAAACAGGGTCAGGATGTCGATCCGCACCTTCGCACTCACCACCCTTCCGGGGGGGACGCGGTGATCCGGCGCCCCGCCAGGTCGACTCTCCGCACAAAGGCCCCGATCATGGGGAGCAGCGCCTCCCCGTCCCCCCGCCGGATCACGAGCCAGTCGTGGGCGGGTCCTTCGGTCACCCCGGCGACGACCCCCAGCGGCCGCCCCTCACCGTCCGCGACCTCGCAGCCGACCAGGTCCACCCAGTAGTACTCGTCCTCCCCGGCGGGCGGAAGGTCCGACCGGCGCAGCGACACGGCCGCCCCCCGGAGCCCGTCCGCCTCCTCCGCGGAGCCGATCCCTTCCAGAAGGAAAACGGCGCATCCGCCGGAGCGGTGCGCCGCCTTCACCTCGTAGTCCCGTTCCCGGGCCGTCCCCGCCGTTCCTCCGACCCGGATCCGCCCCGCGGAGAGAAGCCCGGAAGGATCGCCGGACCAGGCCTCGACCTTGATCTTTCCCCGGACGCCGTGGGCGCCGGCGACCCGCCCCACCTCGATGAAGGTCTCCCTCATCCGCAACCTCCGGCGAACGGCGCCGGGGGGGCCGCACCGGACCGAGGGGGCGGCCCCTTCCGCCCGGTCAGGCGACCGCCTGCTTCCCCTTCTTCGACTCCTGGAACTTCTTCCAGATCCCAGCCTTCGCGAGCAGGCTCCGGACCGTCTCGGTCGGCTGCGCCCCGCGGGACAGCCACGAAAGGACCTGTTTCTCATCCACCAGGAAGCGGGCCGGGTTTTCCTTCGGATCGTAGGTCCCCACCCTCGCGATGAACCGCCCGTCCCGTGGGGCCTTCGAATCGGCCACCACCACGCGGTAGGAGGGGAGCTTCTTCCGTCCCGTCCGCGTCAACCGGATCTTTACCGACATCTTCCGTTCCTCCCGAATCGTCTTGTATTTTCGAAACTATATCATGGCCGCATCGCAAGCGTGCCGCCGGTTCTCCCCGCCGGATCGTCTCCTACGCCGTCACTGGAGGAAGGGGATCCCCCCCCTCCCCCCTTTCCGCTTTCCCCCCTTCGCGAAGCGCTTGAGCATCCCCTCGGCCTGCTGGAAGTTCTTCAGCAGCCGGTTCACCTCCTGGACGGTCGTGCCGCTGCCGGCGGCGATCCGCTTCCTGCGGCTGCCGTTCAGGATTTTCGCGTTCCGGCGCTCCTCCCGCGTCATCGAGTCGATGATCGCCACGATCCGGGTCAGCTCCTTCTCGTCGGGGGCCGCCTTCTTGAGCTCCTTCATCTTCCCCCCGAGCCCCGGGATCATCCCCAGGATCTCCTCGAGCGACCCCATCTTCCTTATGCTTACCATCTGGTCCCGGAAGTCCTCGAGGGTGAATTCGCTCCTGCGGATCTTCCGCTCGAGCTCCTGGGCCTGCTTCTCGTCGACCGTGTCCTGCGCCTTCTCGACCAGCGTCAGGATGTCGCCCATCCCCAGGATGCGGGAGGCCATCCGCTCGGGGAAGAAGGGCTCCAGGGCGTCGAGCTTCTCCCCCACGCCTACGAACTTGACCGGCGCCCCGGTGACCGCCCGGATGGAGAGGGCCGCCCCGCCGCGGGCGTCGCCGTCCATCTTGGTCAGGAACACGCCGGTAAGCCCCACCTTCGCGTGGAAGGCCTTGGCCACGTTCACCGCATCCTGCCCGGTCATCGCGTCGGCCACCAGCAGGATCTCGGACGGGGCCACCGCCTCCTTGATCCGGCGCAGCTCCTCCATCAGCTCCTCGTCGATGTGGAGACGCCCCGCGGTGTCCAGCAGCAGGGTGTCGTGCCCTAGGCGGTCCGCCAGACTCATCGCCTGCCGGCAGATCTCGACCGGATCGGCCCCGGGGTCGCTGTCGAACACGGGGATGCCGATCTGCCCGCCGAGAACCTTGAGCTGCTCGATCGCGGCAGGCCGGTAGACGTCGGCCGGGACCAGGAAGGGGCGCCGCTTCCGCTTCCGGAGGTGGAGCGCCAGCTTCCCGCAGGAGGTGGTCTTCCCCGAGCCCTGGAGCCCCACGAGCATCAGGGACACCGGGGGCTTGCGTGCCAGGTCGAGATCCTGCGCCTCCCCCCCCATCATCTTCGCCATCTCGCCGTGGACGATCTTGATGAAGTGCTGGTCGGGGGAAAGCGAGGCGAGCACCTCCGCGCCGAGCGCCTTCTCCCGGACGGCGGCGGTGAACTCCTTGACCACCTTGTAGTTGACGTCGGCCTCCAGGAGGGCGAGCCGCACCTCCCGGAGCGCCTCCTCGACGTTCCCCTCGGAGATCCGCCCGTGGCCGCGCAGGCCCTTCAGGACCCCCTGGAACTTTTCCGACAGGTTCTCGAACATCGAATCCGCGCTTCTCCCCGGAATAAAAAGGCTAATTTACTGGAAAAGGACCCGTTCCGTCAAACCGAAAATAGCACGGGACAGGCTGGAGTGGAACGGGAGGTGCGATTTTCCCGATTCGTGTGGTGGATATCTTTATGAAGGTTTTCGCCTGATGCTTTTGTTCTTGACGCGCCATTGGACACGTTATAAATTCGCACTGGTTTATGGGGGAAGTCTGATCCGAACCCGTGAGATACGGCAGGTTCATCGTTTCGGGAACCCCCCGCTTGGGCGAAAGAGGTTGTTACGTCGTGCCGGCCATCAACATCACTACAGGAGGGGAGAACATGCGAAAAGCAGCATTGCTTCTTGGAGTCCTGCTGGCCATCGGCCTTGCCGGCTCCGCGTCAGCCGCCACATTCCAGTTCCACGGCGACCTGAACAACCGGTTCATGGCGTACACCAACCAGGGCAGAATGTTCGGGGCGTCGGAGACGGTCAAGACTGCAGGTGTCGTAGACAAGGACGGCGTCGACGAGTCCTGGGGAGAGATCAAGTACCGCCTCTGGGTCGAGGCCGCAACCGACGACGGCAAGGTCAAGGGCGTGTACGCCATCGAGCTGGGCGCCCTGCGTTTCGGCAACGGCGCCGGAATCGGCGGCAGCACCCGGACCGGGGGCGGCGACTTCTCCGGCGACGGGATCAACGTCGAGACCCGCTGGGCCTACACCGACTTCCAGCTCCCCGGGGTGGCGAGCAAGGCGCGCTTCACGATCGGTCTCTTCCCCTTCAGCGTCAACAGCTTCGTCTGGGAAGAGACCGCCATGGGCGTTCAGTACAATGGTACCGCCGGCCCCACCGACTTGACCCTGGCCTGGATCCGCGGCCGGGAAAACTTCAACAACGACAAGGACGACAACCTCTTCGAGGATCTCGACGCGCTGCTGGCCCGTGTGGACTTCAAGCCGGCGGAGGGAGCCAAGGCCGGCGTCTTCGCCCTGTACCAGGGGCGCAATCCGGGCTCGGACGAAAACCAGGCTTTCACCTCCGCAAGTCAATACCAGGTGAAGCTGCTGAACAACGTCGACTTCGACATCTACACGCTGGGCACCGACGGTTCATGGACCTTCCCCACCGGGTTCGGCAAGGCCTTCCTCAACTGGGACCTGATCTACCAGGGCGGCTCGCTGGAGGACAACACCGCGATCAGCCGCGATGTCAGCGCCTACCTGGCGCATGCCGATTTCGGCGTTAATTTCGGCAATACCCGCCTGACCTATACCATCTGGTACGCTTCGGGGGACGACAACAGCAGCGACGGGGACATCGAGAACTTCATGTCCACCGACGTCGACCGGTTCGACAGCGTCATCCTCATGGAAGGCGGCTACACCGACGACAACTATTTCACCGAGGCCCCCCACATCCTCGACAAGGGGCTGTTCCTCAACAAGCTGGCCCTGGACCACAAGGCGAGCGACAAGCTGAGCGTGGGCGCCGCCATCCTGTATCTCCAGACCGCCAAGGACCTGACGATCGGCGGCGGCAAGAAGGAGAAGGCGCTCGGCACCGAGATCGACGCCTACCTGAGCTACAAGCTCTTCTCGAGCACGGAGTTCGCGATCAACGCGGGGTACCTGATCGCCGACGACGGGATGGACGCCTTCGAAAATGTGGTGGACGGCAAGTCCGATGCCAACATCTTCCGGTCCACCGCCAGGGTCCGCTACAAGTTCTAAGGGACCCCCGGAACGGACAGTCTCGACACCGGCAAGGCCGGGCCCTGCAACGGGGCCCGGCCTTTTTTTCACCCGTCGTTCCTCCCTGGAGGATTTTACCCCTTCACCCCGCCCAATGTAGACGGTAGGCTGTTGACGGGGGGGGAACGATCCGTACCACCAAAGGAGGTTCCGCTTGTCGATTCGGCGCACCGCGATCTTCGTGATCCTGATGTCTCTCGTCTTTGCTTCCGCCGCCCCGGCGACCGTCCTCGACGATCTTGCCCGGGATTTCGCCCCCATTTCCGGGTACGTGGTCCAGCCGACCGAAGGCGGATTCCTGATCGACCGGACCGCAGCCGACGGGATCGACGTCGGCGACCTCTTCAGCGTCGTGCAGCCGGGAGAGCCGATCGTCCACCCCGTCACCGGAAAGGAGCTGGGTACCCTCGACCGGGTGAAGGGGTTTCTCCAGGTCACCCGGATCCGGCCCGGCTATTCCTTCACCCGCTCCCTCGGAGTCACGGAGAAGATCCAAAGCGGAGACGTCATCCGCCGGTTCGAACATGTCCCCGCCCTGTTCCTCGATCAAACCGGGAGGGGAAAGCCGTTCTTCGATCGGCTTCGCTTTGTTCTTCCCGGGCTGGAATGGAAATTCCGGGAGGCGACCGACGGCGGGAAAACGGCGCCGCTACCCGAAGGGACCTGGCTTTTCTTCCTTCTCGGGCCGGATACCATGGAGGTACGGGCCTTGGACACCCCTCACCGGTCCTACAATCTCTCGGGGGAACGAGCGGAGGCCCCCCCCACCGCGCCGACGGAACAGGTTGCTGCAAGCCCGGTGGAACGGAAAGTGGCCGCGGTCGGGAAGGAAACGACCGGACAAGCCATCGCGGCGGACTTCGTGGTGCTGGGGACGCTGCCCGACAGCACCTTGATGGCCGATTTCGC from Deltaproteobacteria bacterium GWC2_65_14 includes the following:
- a CDS encoding tRNA (guanosine(37)-N1)-methyltransferase TrmD → MRIDILTLFPGIFSGPLDHSILARAREGERLRVEVHDLREFAPGKHRVTDEPPFGGGGGMVMKPEPIFLGVESIRDRFGPGKTILLSPQGELLTLELARELAGENHLILVCGRYEGVDQRVADHLADREVSIGDYVLTGGELPALVLVDAVARFLPGVLGDPEAPFRDSFCGGILEGPQYTRPREFRGHPVPEELLSGNHAEIERWRREEALRRTALRRPDLLRKRLTPGEGVE
- a CDS encoding 16S rRNA processing protein RimM; translated protein: MRETFIEVGRVAGAHGVRGKIKVEAWSGDPSGLLSAGRIRVGGTAGTARERDYEVKAAHRSGGCAVFLLEGIGSAEEADGLRGAAVSLRRSDLPPAGEDEYYWVDLVGCEVADGEGRPLGVVAGVTEGPAHDWLVIRRGDGEALLPMIGAFVRRVDLAGRRITASPPEGW
- a CDS encoding 30S ribosomal protein S16, whose amino-acid sequence is MSVKIRLTRTGRKKLPSYRVVVADSKAPRDGRFIARVGTYDPKENPARFLVDEKQVLSWLSRGAQPTETVRSLLAKAGIWKKFQESKKGKQAVA
- a CDS encoding signal recognition particle protein, with translation MFENLSEKFQGVLKGLRGHGRISEGNVEEALREVRLALLEADVNYKVVKEFTAAVREKALGAEVLASLSPDQHFIKIVHGEMAKMMGGEAQDLDLARKPPVSLMLVGLQGSGKTTSCGKLALHLRKRKRRPFLVPADVYRPAAIEQLKVLGGQIGIPVFDSDPGADPVEICRQAMSLADRLGHDTLLLDTAGRLHIDEELMEELRRIKEAVAPSEILLVADAMTGQDAVNVAKAFHAKVGLTGVFLTKMDGDARGGAALSIRAVTGAPVKFVGVGEKLDALEPFFPERMASRILGMGDILTLVEKAQDTVDEKQAQELERKIRRSEFTLEDFRDQMVSIRKMGSLEEILGMIPGLGGKMKELKKAAPDEKELTRIVAIIDSMTREERRNAKILNGSRRKRIAAGSGTTVQEVNRLLKNFQQAEGMLKRFAKGGKRKGGRGGIPFLQ